From Sceloporus undulatus isolate JIND9_A2432 ecotype Alabama chromosome 6, SceUnd_v1.1, whole genome shotgun sequence, one genomic window encodes:
- the MINAR1 gene encoding major intrinsically disordered Notch2-binding receptor 1 isoform X2, with the protein METSQDSSVFLVNILEELDTKQNTVSYQDLCKSLCARFDLSQLAKLRSVLFYTACLDPNFPATLFKDKMRCTVNNQQSKKIMVAADIVTIFNLIQMNGGMAKEKLPVAREKVRKKESVEACPSDPEVCDMVDCVLNCELRDGEFSQGYSNLRPPKCRKVDCKDCPQFVPASEPNFLLGVNKEIKGRAASLDRLQALASYTIASSPPCEMQSTYFPMNIETESISDQDSLPISASIKETFISNDEPFIMQSCVQKRNIFKEDFHNLITITPNLISPNGKPEDDLVEPPSRKETSKQPFFNHSFEMPYSSQYLNPIYSPVPDKRRVKHESLDDLQASTYFGPTTILGTQDTKRWLGKPSKQTPWPVKSWSLNTEEVPDFERSFFNRKQSEEKPRYQGSNGQSSNFPVSERHQPYLSPKDQQPMLQPNYAMKSNGHKSKDIPSILEVEKHEPIKKFKDKSINCSSVQLLSIDKTNSVGTQTDQQGLDHKKCKEMGHPNPNRYGERHSLKQSDDDSEIVSDDISDIFRFLDDMSICGSTGVMQSSCYNSTGSLSQIHKSDCESSPEHHLAKISNGIAGNKLDKVSRLEISGTDDELKTSVCKLVLRIGEIEKKLESLSSVRDEISQVLGKLNKLDQKIQQPEKVSVQLDLNSLTSEVQSEESTSPRIFSCHNSSHGSKLENNPDWCCSDASGSNSESLRVKALKKSLFTRRSSRSLTEENSATESKIASIANSPRDWRAITYTNQTGITEEEMKDRGGDENKDWHRKSKEVLPH; encoded by the exons ATGGAGACCAGTCAGGACTCTTCTGTGTTCCTGGTCAACATTTTAGAGGAACTGGATACCAAGCAGAACACGGTTTCCTATCAAGATCTCTGCAAATCATTGTGTGCCAGGTTTGATTTGTCCCAGCTGGCCAAGCTAAGGAGTGTGCTTTTCTACACTGCCTGCCTGGATCCTAATTTCCCTGCCACCTTGTTCAAGGACAAAATGAGATGCACAGTCAACAACCAGCAGTCCAAGAAGATCATGGTGGCGGCAGACATAGTGACAATATTCAACCTCATACAGATGAATGGAGGCATGGCCAAGGAAAAGCTTCCAGTTGCCAGAGAAAAGGTGAGGAAGAAAGAATCGGTGGAGGCTTGCCCATCTGACCCAGAAGTGTGTGATATGGTGGACTGTGTACTTAATTGTGAATTGAGGGATGGAGAATTCAGCCAAGGGTATTCAAACCTGAGGCCTCCCAAATGCAGGAAGGTGGATTGCAAAGATTGTCCACAGTTTGTCCCTGCTTCGGAGCCAAACTTTTTGCTCGGGGTCAATAAGGAAATAAAAGGCCGAGCAGCTTCCCTTGATCGTTTGCAGGCCTTGGCATCCTATACTATTGCCAGCTCTCCCCCTTGTGAAATGCAGAGTACCTATTTTCCCATGAACATAGAAACCGAGTCTATATCAGATCAAGACTCCTTACCTATCAGTGCAAGCATTAAAGAGACATTCATTTCGAATGATGAGCCCTTTATAATGCAGTCTTGTGTTCAGAAACGTAACATATTCAAGGAGGACTTCCACAATCTCATAACTATCACACCCAACTTGATATCACCCAATGGTAAACCAGAGGATGACCTAGTAGAGCCTCCAAGCAGGAAGGAGACCTCCAAGCAGCCATTCTTCAATCATAGTTTTGAAATGCCATATAGCAGTCAATATCTGAACCCAATTTATTCCCCAGTACCTGATAAAAGGAGAGTCAAGCATGAAAGCTTAGATGATCTCCAGGCATCTACTTATTTTGGACCCACAACCATCCTTGGAACACAGGATACCAAACGGTGGTTGGGAAAACCAAGCAAACAAACACCTTGGCCAGTCAAGAGTTGGAGCTTGAATACTGAAGAAGTACCTGATTTTGAAAGGTCTTTTTTTAACCGGAAACAGTCAGAAGAGAAACCtcgataccagggttcaaatggcCAGTCTTCCAATTTTCCTGTTTCTGAGAGACATCAACCTTATCTTAGCCCAAAGGATCAGCAACCAATGTTGCAGCCCAACTATGCGATGAAATCAAATGGGCATAAATCCAAAGACATTCCTTCCATTTTAGAAGTGGAGAAGCATGAGCccatcaaaaaatttaaagatAAAAGTATTAACTGTTCCTCTGTTCAGCTACTAAGCATCGACAAAACCAACAGTGTTGGGACACAGACAGATCAACAAGGGCTGGATCACAAGAAGTGCAAGGAGATGGGCCACCCAAATCCGAACAGGTACGGGGAACGACATTCTCTCAAGCAGTCAGATGATGACTCTGAAATTGTAAGTGATGATATCAGCGATATCTTCAGGTTCTTGGATGACATGAGCATCTGCGGGTCTACAGGAGTGATGCAGTCATCTTGCTACAACAGCACTGGCTCGCTTTCCCAGATACACAAATCTGACTGCGAAAGCTCCCCCGAGCATCACTTAGCAAAAATTTCCAATGGGATTGCCGGTAACAAGCTCGACAAAGTGTCTCGTTTGGAAATCAGCGGCACAGACGACGAGCTGAAAACCAGTGTTTGCAAACTAGTTCTAAGGATCGGGGAAATCGAAAAGAAACTAGAGTCTCTCTCAAGTGTCAGAGATGAAATTTCCCAGGTCCTGGGGAAGCTAAACAAATTGGATCAAAAAATCCAGCAGCCAGAGAAAGTAAGTGTCCAGCTAGACCTTAATTCCTTGACGAGTGAAGTTCAGTCGGAAGAAAGCACCTCCCCTCGGATATTTTCATGCCACAATTCTTCGCACGGCAGCAAACTGGAGAATAATCCAGACTGGTGCTGTTCAGACGCCAGCGGCAGTAACAGCGAAAGCCTTCGAGTGAAAGCCTTAAAAAAAAGCTTATTCACTAGGAGGTCCTCGAGGTCATTGACAGAAGAAAACAGCGCTACAGAATCCAAGATTGCCAGCATCGCTAACTCCCCTAGAGACTGGCGAGCGATCACATATACCAACCAAACAGGCATCACAGAGGAAGAGATGAAAGACCGAGGCGGGGATGAAAACAAAGACTGGCACAGGAAATCCAAAGAG GTGCTTCCTCattaa